The following proteins are co-located in the Rhodococcus opacus B4 genome:
- a CDS encoding class I SAM-dependent methyltransferase: MGLGYTLAYRFKITPWVKAGRVFGNQIETLIDPFDAPPGEVLDIGCGTGDHAIEMARRGWQVTGIDTVQLALDKARSKARKAGVDVRFMHADATDLEHAVGRGYHLILDVGCYHGLSDHARVAYAENVTTVTEPHATLLMFAFGPGHRGPLPRGVSRSDVERVFEKWKLVSDVDADTTGMPGPLKKADPRWFRLVKR; this comes from the coding sequence ATGGGCCTCGGATACACATTGGCCTATCGGTTCAAGATCACGCCCTGGGTGAAGGCGGGCCGGGTCTTCGGGAACCAGATCGAGACGTTGATCGACCCCTTCGACGCACCGCCGGGAGAGGTCCTCGACATCGGATGCGGCACCGGTGACCACGCCATCGAGATGGCGCGGCGGGGGTGGCAGGTGACGGGCATCGACACCGTCCAGCTGGCCCTCGACAAGGCGCGGTCCAAGGCACGGAAGGCGGGTGTCGACGTGCGTTTCATGCACGCGGACGCCACCGACCTCGAGCACGCCGTCGGTCGCGGGTACCACCTGATCCTGGACGTGGGGTGCTACCACGGGCTCAGCGATCACGCGCGGGTCGCGTACGCCGAGAACGTCACGACCGTGACCGAACCGCACGCCACGCTGCTGATGTTCGCGTTCGGGCCGGGACATCGCGGCCCGCTGCCGCGGGGGGTGTCCCGCTCCGACGTGGAGCGGGTGTTCGAGAAGTGGAAGCTCGTGTCGGACGTCGACGCCGACACGACCGGCATGCCGGGACCGCTCAAGAAGGCCGACCCCCGCTGGTTCCGGCTCGTCAAGCGCTGA
- a CDS encoding aldo/keto reductase, which produces MGFNNAQSPVPTVTLNDGNSIPALGFGVWQVPDDESHAAVTEALKAGYRSIDTAKVYENETGVGRALADSGIARDELFVTTKLWNDDQGYDSTLRAFDDSLSRLGLDYVDLYLIHWPVPSADRYVDTFKAFQKIKADGRARSIGVSNFTPETLDRLIAETGEVPALNQVELHPRFNQADLRAFHTGKGIATEAWSPLGQGTVLEDESIAKIAAAHGKTTAQVIIRWHLQIGNVVIPKSVTPERIAANFDVFDFELTPDEINTVGSLTRADGRIGPDPDTLGA; this is translated from the coding sequence ATGGGTTTCAACAATGCACAGAGTCCTGTACCTACGGTCACGCTCAACGACGGGAACAGCATTCCTGCCCTCGGCTTCGGCGTGTGGCAGGTGCCGGACGACGAGAGCCACGCCGCGGTCACCGAGGCACTGAAGGCCGGGTACCGCAGCATCGACACCGCCAAGGTCTACGAGAACGAGACCGGAGTGGGCCGCGCGCTCGCGGACTCCGGCATCGCCCGCGACGAGTTGTTCGTCACCACCAAGCTGTGGAACGACGACCAGGGCTACGACTCCACGCTCCGCGCGTTCGACGACAGCCTGAGCCGGCTCGGCCTCGACTACGTCGACCTGTACCTCATCCACTGGCCGGTGCCGTCCGCGGACCGTTACGTGGACACGTTCAAGGCGTTCCAGAAGATCAAGGCCGACGGGCGGGCGCGGTCGATCGGTGTCTCCAACTTCACCCCGGAGACCCTCGACCGTCTGATCGCCGAGACCGGTGAGGTGCCCGCGCTCAACCAGGTGGAGCTGCATCCGCGGTTCAACCAGGCCGACCTGCGTGCCTTCCACACCGGCAAGGGCATCGCGACCGAGGCGTGGAGCCCGCTGGGGCAGGGCACCGTCCTCGAGGACGAGTCGATCGCGAAGATCGCTGCTGCGCACGGTAAGACGACCGCGCAGGTGATCATCCGCTGGCACCTGCAGATCGGCAACGTCGTCATCCCCAAGTCGGTGACGCCGGAGCGCATCGCCGCCAACTTCGACGTCTTCGACTTCGAACTGACCCCCGACGAGATCAACACGGTCGGTTCGCTGACCCGCGCCGACGGCCGGATCGGACCCGACCCGGACACTCTGGGCGCGTAG
- a CDS encoding helix-turn-helix transcriptional regulator — translation MSPVRRGDSLPIYNRIGVLRAERGMSRAQLAGLIDVNPQTVGALERGDHYPSLDLAFRISWVFELPVEAIFSRTEFGPLSTELYRTHRPPSTAGSGESSHD, via the coding sequence ATGAGCCCAGTACGGCGCGGGGACTCCCTCCCCATCTACAACCGCATCGGCGTCCTGCGCGCCGAGCGCGGGATGAGCCGGGCTCAGCTGGCGGGACTCATCGACGTCAATCCCCAGACCGTCGGCGCACTCGAACGGGGCGACCACTACCCCAGCCTCGACCTGGCGTTCCGCATCTCCTGGGTGTTCGAACTTCCGGTGGAAGCCATATTCTCGCGCACCGAGTTCGGCCCGTTGTCGACCGAGCTGTACCGCACCCACCGACCGCCGTCCACGGCAGGAAGCGGGGAGAGTTCCCATGACTGA
- a CDS encoding esterase-like activity of phytase family protein produces the protein MVIARVLVGAALPLAFVGPGFGSVDFGSTAPPSPVPHITYVNSVGMPDTERYAGEVIGGLSGIDYDPARDRYVVISDNRGEQGPVRLYTLALPIEGGAASGPVFDGMTVLRDADGNPYAPGASDTESVRWNPGTGGYLYASEGAARAGVGGFIREASADGAFLRDLPLPEAYRPVLGADGVIVSGIRDNLGFESMTVSPNGAVVSAMTENALAQDGPAANSQGPTPARLLRLDRAGGAAVGEWQYPADAVPTGAIPEATGVSEILAVDDRSYLVLERTMIPGSGFTGKLYLAGIDGGGDGRMSKQLVFDFADVMQDSDCVEGITWGPALPDGSRSLVVATDNNFGRAGKTTFHLLAVDAAP, from the coding sequence ATGGTCATCGCAAGGGTTCTCGTCGGCGCGGCACTTCCGCTGGCGTTCGTCGGTCCCGGTTTCGGTTCGGTCGATTTCGGTTCCACCGCACCGCCGTCACCGGTCCCGCACATCACCTACGTCAATTCGGTGGGGATGCCCGACACCGAGCGATACGCCGGCGAGGTGATCGGCGGCCTGTCCGGGATCGACTACGACCCGGCCCGGGATCGGTACGTGGTGATCAGCGACAACCGTGGTGAGCAGGGGCCGGTGCGGCTGTACACCCTCGCCCTGCCGATCGAGGGCGGCGCCGCGTCCGGGCCGGTGTTCGACGGCATGACGGTGCTCCGCGACGCCGACGGAAACCCGTACGCGCCCGGGGCGTCGGACACCGAATCGGTGCGGTGGAATCCCGGAACGGGCGGCTACCTCTACGCCAGCGAGGGCGCGGCCAGGGCCGGCGTCGGCGGCTTCATCCGGGAGGCGAGCGCGGATGGCGCCTTCCTGCGGGACCTGCCCCTTCCCGAGGCGTACCGTCCCGTGCTCGGCGCGGACGGCGTGATCGTCTCCGGAATCCGCGACAACCTCGGGTTCGAATCGATGACGGTGTCGCCGAACGGCGCGGTCGTGTCCGCGATGACCGAGAACGCGCTGGCCCAGGACGGCCCGGCGGCGAATTCGCAGGGGCCCACACCCGCCAGGCTGCTGAGACTCGATCGGGCCGGCGGCGCCGCAGTCGGCGAATGGCAGTATCCGGCCGACGCGGTGCCGACGGGAGCGATTCCGGAGGCGACGGGCGTCTCCGAGATCCTCGCGGTCGACGACCGTTCCTACCTCGTGCTGGAACGGACGATGATCCCCGGCAGCGGCTTCACCGGAAAGCTCTACCTGGCGGGCATCGACGGCGGCGGCGACGGCCGGATGAGCAAACAACTCGTGTTCGACTTCGCCGACGTGATGCAGGACTCGGACTGTGTCGAAGGGATCACCTGGGGTCCGGCACTGCCGGACGGATCGCGATCCCTCGTGGTGGCGACGGACAACAACTTCGGCCGCGCCGGGAAGACCACCTTCCATCTCCTCGCCGTCGACGCCGCACCCTGA
- a CDS encoding ABC transporter permease — protein sequence MSAPLSPARAIGLVARREFLTQVAKKSFVISNVIILLAIVGGIVAYSLFSGGDEDRATIGLVGDQSLAPVLVATGEQTGTPVDVVPAAGEQAARDEVSSGDLDVALIPGTDGSVTAVTESELSSGLRTVIDAAVIQQAQAGALAAQGVDPAELAAATGRAVVTVDALDPPDPEKGQRVALSVAVVVLLYMQIMMFGMYVAMGVVEEKSSRVVELLLSTLRPLQLLWGKVIGIGAVGLVQLTAYGVAGVAAGLATGVLTVTGTALGVLAGTLGWFVLGFAFFAVLYAAAGSMVSRQEDVNATASPLMVLIVIMFFSAFSSVSNPDGTLSNVLSWIPPFSAILMPLRIAAGVASPVQVVVTIALMLAVTAALSVLAAKIYQRSILRIGKVVSWKEALGS from the coding sequence ATGAGTGCCCCACTGAGCCCCGCCCGCGCGATCGGCCTCGTGGCCCGACGCGAATTCCTGACCCAGGTGGCGAAGAAGAGTTTCGTCATCAGCAACGTGATCATCCTGCTGGCCATCGTGGGTGGCATCGTCGCGTACTCGCTGTTCTCGGGCGGCGACGAAGACCGGGCCACCATCGGACTCGTCGGCGACCAGTCGCTCGCGCCGGTTCTCGTCGCCACCGGCGAACAGACCGGGACACCGGTCGACGTCGTCCCGGCCGCCGGCGAACAGGCCGCTCGGGACGAGGTGAGCAGCGGCGACCTCGACGTCGCGCTGATTCCCGGCACCGACGGATCGGTCACGGCCGTCACCGAATCCGAGTTGAGCTCCGGGCTTCGCACCGTGATCGACGCGGCCGTCATCCAGCAGGCCCAGGCCGGCGCCCTCGCCGCGCAGGGTGTCGATCCCGCGGAACTCGCCGCAGCGACCGGCCGGGCCGTCGTCACCGTCGACGCACTCGACCCGCCCGACCCCGAAAAGGGCCAGCGCGTTGCCCTTTCCGTCGCCGTCGTCGTGCTGCTGTACATGCAGATCATGATGTTCGGCATGTACGTGGCGATGGGTGTGGTCGAGGAGAAGTCGAGCCGCGTCGTCGAACTGCTCCTGTCGACGCTGCGACCGCTGCAACTGCTCTGGGGCAAGGTGATCGGCATCGGTGCGGTCGGCCTCGTCCAGCTGACCGCCTACGGGGTCGCCGGTGTCGCCGCCGGACTCGCGACGGGCGTGCTCACCGTGACCGGCACGGCGCTCGGTGTGCTGGCCGGAACGCTCGGCTGGTTCGTGCTCGGATTCGCGTTCTTCGCCGTCCTCTACGCCGCGGCCGGATCGATGGTGTCGCGGCAGGAGGATGTCAACGCCACCGCGTCGCCGCTGATGGTCCTGATCGTCATCATGTTCTTCAGCGCCTTCTCCTCGGTGAGCAACCCGGACGGCACCCTGAGCAACGTCCTCAGCTGGATTCCGCCGTTCTCGGCGATCCTGATGCCGCTACGCATCGCCGCCGGCGTGGCGTCCCCGGTGCAGGTCGTCGTCACCATCGCGCTGATGCTCGCGGTGACCGCCGCACTCAGTGTGCTGGCCGCGAAGATCTACCAGCGCTCGATCCTGCGGATCGGCAAGGTCGTGTCCTGGAAGGAGGCGCTCGGAAGTTGA
- a CDS encoding ABC-F family ATP-binding cassette domain-containing protein, with product MTATLRISGLSASRGERTLFSGLDLTVAPGDVTGLVGANGAGKSTLLTTLAGVGSADVEGSVVLSPPDAAVGYLAQEPDRIAGETVLDFLGRRTGVTEAEHAMNAAAETLGESDEDLYSPALERWLALGGADLAERAEKVVSELGLGVPLDAHMTSLSGGQAARAGLASLLLSRYDVLLLDEPTNDLDLVGLEQLERFVAESRTAMVVVSHDREFLARTVTGIVELDLAQQQIAVYDGSYDSYLAEREIARRHAREAYEEYAGTRSDLEDRAQMQRNWMEHGVRNARRKAKDNDKIGKGLRTESTEKQAAKARQTQRRIERLEVVEEPRKEWELRMEIAAAPRSGSVVAIANGATVAWGGDREFTFGPVTTQVDWGDRIIVTGANGSGKTTLLNVLLGKIALDAGTASLGSGVAIGEIDQARGLFEGAEKVADAFAAQVPDWPDADVRTLLAKFGLKGHHVLRPAASLSPGERTRAALALLQARGVNLLVLDEPTNHLDLPAIEQLEQAMENFDGTLLLVTHDRRMLDSTRSTRRWRMDGGRLSEE from the coding sequence GTGACTGCAACACTGCGCATCAGCGGACTGTCGGCTTCGCGCGGTGAGCGCACCCTGTTCTCCGGCCTCGACCTGACGGTCGCACCGGGCGACGTGACCGGCCTCGTGGGGGCGAACGGCGCCGGTAAGTCGACGCTGCTGACCACGCTCGCGGGGGTCGGGTCGGCGGACGTCGAGGGCAGTGTGGTGCTGAGCCCGCCCGACGCCGCCGTCGGCTACCTCGCCCAGGAACCCGACCGGATCGCCGGCGAGACCGTGCTCGATTTCCTGGGCCGCAGGACCGGCGTCACCGAGGCCGAGCACGCCATGAACGCGGCCGCCGAAACGCTCGGCGAGTCGGACGAGGACCTGTACTCCCCCGCCCTGGAACGCTGGCTGGCGCTGGGCGGCGCCGACCTCGCCGAGCGCGCGGAGAAGGTCGTGAGCGAACTCGGGCTCGGGGTGCCGCTCGACGCGCATATGACGTCGCTGTCCGGTGGGCAGGCGGCGCGCGCCGGACTGGCGTCGCTGCTGCTGTCCCGCTACGACGTGCTGCTGCTCGACGAGCCGACCAACGACCTCGACCTGGTGGGTCTCGAACAGCTCGAGCGCTTCGTCGCCGAGAGCCGGACCGCCATGGTGGTGGTGAGTCACGATCGAGAGTTCCTGGCGCGCACCGTGACCGGCATCGTGGAACTCGACCTCGCGCAACAGCAGATCGCGGTCTACGACGGCAGCTACGACTCGTACCTCGCCGAACGGGAGATCGCGCGCAGGCATGCCCGGGAGGCGTACGAGGAGTACGCCGGAACCCGCTCCGACCTCGAGGACCGTGCGCAGATGCAACGGAACTGGATGGAGCACGGCGTCCGCAACGCCCGCCGCAAGGCGAAGGACAACGACAAGATCGGCAAGGGGCTGCGCACCGAGTCGACGGAGAAGCAGGCCGCGAAGGCCCGGCAGACGCAACGCCGGATCGAACGCCTCGAGGTGGTCGAGGAGCCGCGCAAGGAGTGGGAACTGCGGATGGAGATCGCCGCCGCCCCGCGCAGCGGATCGGTCGTGGCGATTGCGAACGGTGCCACGGTGGCGTGGGGCGGCGACCGCGAATTCACGTTCGGCCCGGTCACCACTCAGGTGGATTGGGGTGACCGGATCATCGTCACCGGCGCCAACGGCTCGGGGAAGACGACCCTGCTGAACGTTCTGCTCGGCAAGATCGCCCTCGACGCGGGCACCGCCTCACTCGGTTCGGGTGTGGCGATCGGCGAGATCGATCAGGCCCGCGGCCTGTTCGAGGGCGCCGAGAAGGTGGCGGACGCGTTCGCGGCGCAGGTCCCGGACTGGCCGGATGCCGACGTGCGGACGCTGCTCGCGAAGTTCGGGCTCAAGGGACACCACGTGCTGCGGCCCGCGGCGTCGCTGTCGCCCGGCGAACGCACCCGCGCCGCCCTGGCCCTGCTCCAGGCGCGGGGCGTGAACCTGCTGGTCCTCGACGAGCCGACCAACCACCTGGACCTTCCCGCGATCGAACAGCTCGAGCAGGCGATGGAGAACTTCGACGGCACGCTGCTCCTCGTCACCCACGACCGGCGGATGCTGGACTCGACGCGCAGCACACGCCGCTGGCGGATGGACGGCGGCCGGCTGTCCGAGGAGTAG
- the fdxA gene encoding ferredoxin translates to MTYTIAEPCVDVLDKACIEECPVDCIYEGGRMLYIHPDECVDCGACEPVCPVEAIFYEDDVPDQWVEYTKANADFFDDLGSPGGAAKLGKVDYDPPFVKALPPMAEGD, encoded by the coding sequence GTGACGTACACCATCGCGGAGCCCTGTGTCGACGTTCTGGACAAGGCTTGCATCGAAGAATGTCCTGTCGACTGCATCTACGAAGGCGGTCGGATGCTCTACATCCACCCCGACGAATGCGTCGACTGCGGTGCCTGTGAGCCCGTCTGCCCCGTCGAGGCCATCTTCTACGAGGACGACGTCCCGGACCAGTGGGTCGAGTACACCAAGGCGAACGCCGACTTCTTCGACGACCTGGGGTCGCCCGGTGGCGCCGCGAAGCTCGGGAAGGTCGACTACGACCCGCCGTTCGTCAAGGCGCTGCCGCCCATGGCCGAGGGCGACTGA
- a CDS encoding ABC transporter ATP-binding protein, which produces MSHTLTIDGISKRYGDVVALDDLSFEVRPGEIFGFVGSNGAGKTTTMRIALGVLSADSGEVRLGGKPVDLDVRRTIGYMPEERGLYPKMKVGKQLAYLAELHGISRTAARDAVERWTERLGIAERVGDTVDALSLGNQQRVQLAAALVHDPAVLVLDEPFSGLDPVAVDVMSDVLVEKANTGVPVIFSSHQLELVQRLCHRVGIISHGRMRAIGTVDELRGGGNAQLEVHAPEAPVGWAHHLDGVTTISHLDGRTLLSLDAHVDDQLVLHTALKTGPVHEFSLHRPTLTDLFREVVTA; this is translated from the coding sequence ATGTCTCACACCCTCACGATCGACGGCATCTCCAAACGGTACGGCGACGTCGTCGCACTCGACGACCTGTCCTTCGAGGTCCGCCCCGGCGAGATCTTCGGTTTCGTCGGCAGCAACGGCGCAGGCAAGACCACCACCATGCGCATCGCGCTGGGCGTCCTGTCCGCCGATTCCGGTGAGGTCCGGCTCGGCGGCAAACCGGTCGACCTGGACGTGCGCCGCACCATCGGGTACATGCCGGAGGAACGCGGGCTGTACCCGAAGATGAAGGTGGGCAAGCAACTCGCCTACCTCGCCGAGCTGCACGGCATCTCCCGCACCGCGGCGCGGGACGCCGTCGAACGCTGGACCGAACGTCTCGGCATCGCGGAGCGTGTCGGCGACACCGTCGACGCGCTGTCCCTCGGCAACCAGCAGCGGGTCCAGTTGGCCGCCGCGCTCGTCCACGATCCCGCGGTGCTCGTTCTCGACGAACCCTTCTCCGGGCTCGATCCCGTCGCCGTCGACGTCATGAGCGACGTACTGGTCGAGAAGGCGAACACCGGAGTGCCGGTCATCTTCTCGAGCCATCAACTCGAACTCGTGCAGCGCCTGTGCCACCGCGTCGGGATCATCAGCCACGGCCGGATGCGTGCGATCGGCACCGTCGACGAACTGCGCGGCGGCGGCAACGCCCAACTGGAAGTCCACGCACCGGAGGCGCCGGTCGGCTGGGCCCATCACCTCGACGGGGTCACCACGATCAGTCATCTCGACGGCCGCACGCTGCTGTCACTGGACGCCCACGTGGACGACCAGCTGGTCCTGCACACCGCCCTGAAAACCGGTCCGGTGCACGAGTTCTCGCTGCACAGGCCCACCCTGACCGATCTGTTCCGAGAGGTGGTCACGGCATGA
- a CDS encoding MMPL family transporter, protein MSSLLARLGAAAATRPWRVIATWLTLLVLVFATASAFGGTNHDDYNVPGLPSQEGTNLLSERFPEMSGADARVVVHSDSGPLAPAVLTDLGSRLAEVNGVSAVSPPRLSQDSDTAVISLNYRIPVTDFHGSEGVDALDAAVADTRAQGMQVELGGQVPENISKPSGTAEAVGMILALIILVFAFGSVVAAGLPLAVALVGVGIGSGLITIMAGFTSISTIAPTIATMVGIGVGIDYALLLVTRYTEGLRSGTPVRDAVAAANSTAGASVVFAGTTVLVSLFGLRLSGLPMYASFGYATFAMVGIVMLTSVTLVPALCGLAGTRLLGKRSRARAERRTTSPLTERWAIRVSRRPWLWALTALGVLLLLAAPVLGMRTWPQDAGSAPAANTIRQAYDLIDSEFGPGANGPLMVAVDLNRVPAAELPSIAQNLAAEPGVASVTPVLTNADSTAALISVQPTTGPSDPRSTELLERIRSDAADGIHVTGLTATFADISARLAERLWLVIAFVVALSVVLLTFVFRAPVVAVKAAVMNLLSVAAAYGVMVMVFQWGWGAQLLGLPHALPVSSWVPILMFTILFGLSMDYEVFLLSRVRERWLDTGDSHRSVVEGLASTGRVITSAAAIMVAVFAGFALDGDVTVKMMGVGLATAVLIDATIVRMVLVPSTMYLLGDANWWRPGRRGAAPDTTAAGERLPLRAR, encoded by the coding sequence ATGAGTTCCCTGCTCGCGCGCCTCGGCGCGGCCGCCGCGACCCGTCCCTGGCGGGTGATCGCCACGTGGCTGACGCTGCTCGTCCTGGTGTTCGCCACCGCATCCGCGTTCGGCGGCACCAACCACGACGACTACAACGTGCCCGGTCTGCCCTCGCAGGAGGGGACGAATCTGCTGAGCGAACGGTTCCCGGAGATGTCGGGGGCGGACGCCCGGGTAGTCGTGCACTCCGACTCCGGCCCGCTCGCCCCCGCGGTGCTCACCGACCTCGGCAGCAGGCTGGCGGAGGTGAACGGGGTGAGTGCCGTGTCGCCGCCCCGCCTGTCCCAGGATTCCGACACGGCCGTGATCAGCCTCAACTACCGCATCCCGGTCACGGACTTCCACGGCAGCGAGGGCGTCGACGCCCTCGACGCCGCGGTCGCCGACACCCGCGCGCAGGGGATGCAGGTGGAACTGGGCGGGCAGGTGCCCGAGAACATCTCCAAGCCGTCGGGGACCGCCGAGGCGGTGGGAATGATCCTGGCGCTGATCATCCTGGTGTTCGCGTTCGGTTCCGTGGTGGCCGCCGGACTGCCCCTGGCCGTGGCGCTCGTCGGCGTCGGGATCGGGTCGGGCCTCATCACGATCATGGCCGGGTTCACCAGCATCAGCACCATCGCCCCGACCATCGCGACGATGGTCGGCATCGGCGTCGGAATCGACTACGCGCTGCTGCTCGTCACCCGCTACACCGAGGGCCTACGGTCCGGGACGCCGGTCCGGGACGCCGTCGCGGCTGCCAACTCCACCGCCGGCGCGTCCGTCGTCTTCGCCGGCACCACCGTCCTCGTCTCCCTGTTCGGACTGCGACTGTCCGGGCTGCCGATGTACGCGTCGTTCGGCTACGCCACGTTCGCGATGGTCGGCATCGTCATGCTCACCTCCGTCACCCTGGTGCCCGCTCTGTGCGGGCTGGCGGGCACGCGGCTGCTCGGCAAGCGGTCCCGCGCCCGGGCCGAACGTCGCACCACGTCGCCGCTGACCGAGCGGTGGGCGATCCGGGTGAGCCGCCGCCCGTGGCTGTGGGCTCTGACGGCGCTCGGGGTTCTGCTGCTGCTGGCCGCGCCGGTTCTGGGCATGCGGACGTGGCCGCAGGACGCGGGCAGCGCACCGGCCGCCAACACGATCCGTCAGGCCTACGACCTGATCGACTCCGAGTTCGGGCCCGGCGCCAACGGACCGCTGATGGTGGCGGTCGACCTGAACAGGGTTCCGGCAGCCGAGCTTCCGTCGATCGCGCAGAACCTCGCGGCCGAACCCGGGGTGGCGTCCGTGACGCCCGTCCTGACGAACGCCGATTCGACGGCCGCGCTGATCTCGGTGCAGCCGACCACCGGGCCCAGCGATCCCCGCAGCACCGAACTGCTCGAACGGATCCGGTCCGACGCCGCCGACGGCATCCACGTCACCGGACTCACCGCGACGTTCGCCGACATCTCGGCCCGTCTCGCCGAACGGCTGTGGCTGGTGATCGCGTTCGTCGTCGCGCTGTCGGTCGTGCTGCTCACGTTCGTGTTCCGCGCGCCGGTGGTCGCGGTGAAGGCGGCCGTCATGAACCTGCTGTCGGTGGCCGCGGCCTACGGCGTCATGGTGATGGTGTTCCAATGGGGCTGGGGCGCACAGCTGCTCGGCCTCCCCCATGCGCTCCCGGTGTCGAGTTGGGTGCCGATCCTGATGTTCACCATCCTGTTCGGACTGTCGATGGACTACGAGGTGTTCCTGCTCTCGCGGGTCCGGGAACGCTGGCTCGACACGGGCGACTCGCACCGGAGCGTCGTCGAGGGACTGGCGTCGACCGGACGGGTGATCACCAGCGCGGCGGCGATCATGGTCGCGGTGTTCGCCGGGTTCGCGCTCGACGGGGACGTCACGGTGAAAATGATGGGCGTCGGCCTCGCGACCGCGGTCCTCATCGACGCGACGATCGTGCGGATGGTGCTGGTTCCGTCGACGATGTACCTGCTGGGCGACGCCAACTGGTGGCGGCCGGGACGTCGGGGTGCGGCACCGGACACTACGGCCGCAGGCGAGCGACTTCCTCTTCGAGCGCGATGA
- a CDS encoding cupin domain-containing protein: MTELPEWARTLDLAPHPEGGWYRETWRSDVTIPEGSLPDDYPGPRSAGTAILFLLMPGQQSAWHSVRGAEIWLYHRGSPLRLELGGDGSEPAEPKASVLGADVAAGQQPQLLVPPRHWQRAKPEGDEPTLVSCVVTPGFDFADFQL; the protein is encoded by the coding sequence ATGACGGAATTACCGGAGTGGGCCCGCACCCTCGACCTCGCGCCGCATCCCGAAGGCGGCTGGTACCGCGAGACGTGGCGCAGTGACGTCACCATCCCGGAAGGGAGCCTGCCGGACGACTATCCGGGACCGCGGTCGGCAGGCACCGCGATCCTGTTCCTGCTGATGCCCGGGCAGCAGTCGGCATGGCACAGCGTGCGCGGCGCCGAGATCTGGTTGTACCACCGGGGCAGCCCCCTTCGGCTCGAACTCGGCGGGGACGGAAGCGAACCCGCGGAACCGAAAGCGTCGGTCCTCGGCGCAGACGTCGCGGCGGGCCAGCAACCGCAACTGCTCGTCCCGCCGCGGCACTGGCAGCGCGCGAAACCCGAGGGCGACGAACCGACCCTCGTCAGTTGCGTCGTCACCCCGGGCTTCGATTTCGCGGACTTCCAGCTGTAG
- a CDS encoding RNA-guided endonuclease InsQ/TnpB family protein: protein MRLPKIGDVDVRWSRELPSEPSSVTVIKDASGRYFASFVVVLDDEPMPELDTDVGLDLGLATFVVLSNGKVVDSPKFFRRAERRLRKAQQNLSRKQKGSKNRAKARITVARAHAKIRDARLDFAHKRSMAIIRENQAVYVEDLCVKGLARTRLAKSVHDAGWSMFTRLLEEKATRYGRHFSRVDRWFPSSQLCSVCGRIDGLKPLSVRWWTCPCGAEHDRDLNAARNILAAGRAERLNACGAQVRPERVPAQRGEAGTHRERQSALVGIPGL, encoded by the coding sequence CTGCGGTTGCCGAAGATCGGGGACGTGGACGTGCGCTGGTCTCGGGAGTTGCCGTCCGAGCCGTCGAGTGTGACCGTGATCAAGGATGCGTCGGGTCGGTACTTCGCGTCGTTCGTGGTGGTGCTCGACGACGAACCGATGCCGGAGCTGGACACCGACGTCGGTCTCGATCTCGGATTGGCGACGTTCGTGGTTCTCTCGAACGGGAAGGTTGTCGACTCGCCGAAGTTCTTCCGCCGCGCCGAACGTCGGCTCCGTAAGGCGCAACAGAATCTGTCCCGCAAGCAGAAAGGGTCGAAGAACAGGGCCAAGGCCCGAATCACGGTGGCCCGGGCACACGCCAAGATCCGCGATGCCAGACTCGACTTTGCGCACAAGCGTTCCATGGCGATCATCCGCGAGAACCAAGCGGTGTACGTCGAGGACCTGTGCGTGAAAGGGCTGGCACGGACCAGGTTGGCGAAGTCGGTGCACGATGCCGGATGGTCCATGTTCACCCGATTGCTCGAGGAGAAGGCTACCCGGTACGGGCGGCACTTCTCGAGGGTCGATCGGTGGTTCCCGTCGTCGCAACTGTGCTCGGTGTGCGGGCGGATCGACGGCCTCAAGCCGCTGTCGGTGCGTTGGTGGACTTGCCCGTGCGGAGCCGAGCACGATCGGGATCTCAATGCAGCACGAAACATTCTCGCCGCCGGACGGGCGGAGAGGCTAAACGCCTGTGGAGCGCAGGTAAGACCGGAACGTGTTCCGGCGCAGCGCGGCGAAGCAGGAACCCACCGAGAGCGCCAATCGGCGCTGGTAGGAATCCCTGGCCTTTAA